The Cellulophaga sp. L1A9 genome window below encodes:
- a CDS encoding glycosyltransferase family 2 protein has translation MKEKLSVFIITYNEERILDKCLNKLSWADEIIVVDSGSTDATLEICKKYHVKLFHKDFEGFGTQKQFALEKTTNNWVLSLDADEILSEELITEIQENLKPEMNISGFYLKRKHVFLGKVFDYGPDSKEYILRLFNKNMGKFDGKKVHENIILEGESAKLKNNFLHFTTRSLDNYIVKLSNYATIYAEGKYLKNKNYSIATIFIRVKLEFFKKYFVELNFLNGKEGFYWSYLAAYYMGLKYMKTNEQYKQVKKQLMF, from the coding sequence ATGAAGGAAAAATTGTCTGTTTTTATTATTACATATAATGAAGAACGAATTTTGGATAAATGTTTAAATAAGCTTTCCTGGGCCGATGAAATTATTGTTGTAGACTCAGGCAGTACAGATGCTACCTTAGAAATTTGTAAAAAATATCATGTAAAACTATTTCATAAGGATTTTGAAGGTTTTGGTACACAAAAACAATTTGCCTTAGAGAAAACAACAAACAACTGGGTACTGAGTTTAGATGCTGATGAAATTCTATCCGAAGAATTGATTACTGAAATTCAAGAAAATCTTAAGCCAGAAATGAATATCAGTGGTTTCTATCTAAAAAGGAAACATGTTTTTCTAGGCAAAGTATTTGACTATGGTCCAGATAGTAAAGAATATATCTTGCGCTTATTCAATAAGAATATGGGAAAGTTTGATGGTAAAAAAGTGCATGAAAATATTATTTTGGAAGGAGAATCTGCCAAATTAAAAAATAATTTTCTTCATTTTACCACACGGTCATTAGATAATTATATAGTAAAACTTTCTAATTATGCTACGATCTATGCGGAGGGCAAATATTTAAAGAATAAGAACTATTCCATAGCTACAATTTTCATTAGAGTGAAATTAGAGTTTTTTAAGAAATATTTTGTAGAGCTTAATTTTTTAAATGGTAAAGAAGGATTTTATTGGTCCTATTTAGCGGCGTATTATATGGGACTTAAATACATGAAAACTAACGAGCAATACAAGCAAGTTAAAAAACAATTGATGTTCTAA